Within Quercus lobata isolate SW786 chromosome 5, ValleyOak3.0 Primary Assembly, whole genome shotgun sequence, the genomic segment caGCTATGAGCCTATGCTTCCAATAACCTCATCTTGCAGTTGTAAGCTATAACTCTGTGAGAAGATTAAGAGTCAGATTTTGTGTCCATGAATTGCAAAAttcatcaaagaaaacaaagactgTAGAGACTTGTAGATACATGCCATACGAACAAATTGATAGTTAGTGACATTCCTCCACCAAAGTATTCTCTATTAAGTTCCTTGTAAAACCAAATGTTGCATCCAGTATGCCACTTCAGCTAAAAAATGAGCAGCATTAAATGGGTAGAATTTAagttaaatattataatttttaaaagaatcaacaaaacaaaacttaaagAAACCCCTTTCTAGAGAACTCCTCGAACCAAACTTACTCTGCAACTCCTTGTTGCCAAACCTGCCAAACaaagaaacttaaaaaacaagaacaaaatgCTTGTTGTACTCCACCATGAACTAGATGGTGAGGCTGTGATCCAGCCCTTCCCAGAACCATGAACTAATTTAGACCAACCATACACCTCAATTAATGCATGTGGTATGGAGCAATAAAATCCCAAAgatcaaataattaatttagaCCTTCCAAATACCTAGATTAATTAACAAAAAGCTCCCGACTTTGGTACCACACCATCACCTTTACTTTCACACCCACAGCAATAGCATTCCAATTCAGGAAAAGGTGATAAAAACTCCAACTCAAAATTCCTTGCAAAGTCCAGATTGCCTTTATCTGCATGTTTGCAAAGGGCTCACCAAGGCAACCATGCCTGGCAACTCCAAATGAATTTTAAGAGAATGCCCCTGCAACTTCCAAATGGCCCCAGATTGCCTTTGTTCTTGTTTTCTAAGTTTCTTTAATTGGGGGTTTAGGCAATGAGGAGTTACTGAGAGTGAGTTTGTgcaaggagaaaaagaagatggaTGGTCTCCAGAAATTGGGGTTTCTtaaattttggtgttttaattgtttttgataactataataaattatttttaacttaaaatccGACCAATTAATACAGCTCATTTTTTTGTCTGATGTCAGTTTGTAAAAAGTGCTGTAGCTCTAGTATTACTCTTATTAAAAAGTCCTCAAGCTtcccaaaagtttaaaagaaagagaaaatttcttgaggcatttttcaaaatttcttccACCAAAATAGGATGAACTGATGGTCCCAAATCATCCTATTCAGGCACAAGAAGCTTACTGCCAGAGGCAAAGAACAACAAATCCAACATGATCTACCCATAACAAAAGAATCGAGTACATTACATAATTAATATCAAGGGGCCAATCTAACACAATCAACCAGACCCAACAAAAGTATCTATGAACATAAtctaaggaaataaaaaaaaaaaaaaaaatctttgcaGACTTCCTTCTTTGAAGCTGTTtattagaactaataaaaaAGGGGGAAATGATTGAGAAGGGAAAAAGGCTAAAACTAACAAAGAATGTACCCAGTAATGAAGGACCTATGAGGCAGGGAGAAGGGCTGAAGAAATTAAGGAAGCAATATAGTTCAATTCCACCACAACAAGCATGAAGATTATCAGTTACAGGGGTCCATCCTTGCAACTGAGGAAATTAGCTCCTTTCACATTGCCAAAATGCTTTTATTAAGGGGAAGAAGATTCTTGACTCAATCCTTACTGCAAATGAATGCCTTGATTGTAGATTAAAATTGGGTGTTCTAGGTGTCCTATGTAAACTGGATTTGGAGAAGGCCTCCAATCacattaattgaaaatttttgatcTATTTATTGAAGGTTTCGGCCAAAATAAAGGATTTAGATtcgtttttgtatttttatagaGATATTTTGTATTCTTATTATTGATAGCCTTAGCGGTTTTTTTAAGAGCTCTTGGGGCTTATTCGAAGGCGACCCTTTATCACTGTCACTATTTGTGATAGTAATGGATGTGCTAAGAAGGTTTCTGGGCATAGCAATAGAGGGGCATTATCTTGCTGGTTTTATGGTAGGAAATACCCTTAATAATCCTTGGATGGTCTCCCATCTTTTATTTGCGGATCATACATTTATTTTGTGTGGAAATAACTTCATGACTAAAAGTGTGCCCTGCTATGTTTAGAAAACATATCTAGgtaaaaaattcaatttgagaaaatttgaaaaggctCCAGTTGGTGGTATTTCAGAGGTGAAAGAATCGGCTCAAATCCTAAGATGCAAGGTTTCTTGTGACTCTTGTCTGCCTATGAGATACCTGGGACTTCTGTTGGGAGCTAAATTTACATCTAAAGTAATTTGGGAAACAATTCTTGAGAAGGTGGAATGAAGTTAAGTGGGACGGAAGAAGATTTATCTTTCTAAGGGAGGTAGGCTCACTCTAATAAACGGAACACTTTCCAGTTTGCTCACTTACTTCTTGTCTCTTTCCTGTTGGCATTGTTATGCGTATTTAGAAACTTCGAAGAGAGTTTTTGTGGGGTGGGTAGTTTATAAACGATTCATATGGCAGTTTGGGCATAAAAAGCTTTTTGTTTTCAAGTAAAGTTTTGTTGGGCAAGCGGCTTTGGCATTATGCCAAAGAGAAATATGCTCTTTGAAAGAAAGTAGTGGATGACAAATATGGTATTGAACAGAATGGATGGTGTTTGAGGGAGAAACGCGTCCCCTATGGAGTACGTCTTTGAAAGCGTTACAGAAGGGGTTGAGGGAAATACTGGAGATGCCCATTCCTTTccttggaagagtatttggaGGATTTAAATCCCTACTGAATAATTTAAGATGTAGTAATAGTGTGGTAGTAAACTGGTGCTGCATGTGCAAGAAGAACAGAGAATCAGTTGATCACCTACTTTAATACTTTTACACTGCAATATTGCTAAAGGTTGTTAGTCTCTTGCGCCTTTTCACTTTGGGGTGCAGTGGGTTATGTATGCCTTAAAAGGTCATTGATTTGTTGGAAGGGGCAATTTGGTAGACATCAAAATGGAGAAATTTGGAATGTGATCCCTTTACGCCAATGGTGGACTATATAGGGAGAACACAACAAACAGACATTTGAAGGACTTAAACAAACTATAAAAACACTAGGATTTCAAGAAAGCAAACCAATCGTGAATCTCAAGGCAAAAGCTGCAATCACAATTCCAAAAATGGTGATGGCCTAAAAGTTGTTTCCTACATACATTTAGTACTTAATTCCTTAATCAAACTACTCATGTATATCATGAGACACTAAGGTTGCTTACAACTACCACAAAAATTGATATGAGTCATAGTATTTCCACTAAGAATCTAGGCATAATAAGACCTAATCAGGATATGAGATATAACCGATCAACTACATTCTTCCATGAACAAGCTTTATCATATTAGATATGCAAAAGTCTCAATAAcattaaaaagttgaaaaatagcTAAATATTCCATAAGACATGAATAATCCAGCTTTTGTTATATACAGCTAgttaacacaaaaaacacaataatcaaaattactTTTGAAAGATAAAGTCGTCTCCACAATCACCTCTTTATCCTTCTTGCATTTTACTGCTTTTCCCAACAGATTCTGATGGACTTTAATTCCtggcaaaacaaaaaacaacacaTGTTAGAAATCTAgtcccctttttttcttttacaagaaactaaaattttattaaaatagatTTGATGTGTATACAAAATTCTCCTAAAAATTACATGATCAAAGCATTACATTGAACAAGAGAAAGAGCCTATAACATCAAATGCATACCACTCAAACAAGTATCAAGTCTTACATGAAAATTCACAAAATCTTCCCATCATTAAACACCCACCGCTTCAAGACAGTAATGCAAACCAATACCAAGACAGCCAATTAAGCAAAACAAAATAGTTCATTAAGCTCCATTGCTTTACCTCTTCCTCTTCCCCTTATTCTTCTTCTGCCGAGGATCAATCACATTATCACCATCAAGGAGAAGAAGACTCCCGATACAAGTTGCCACCATAAACACATATGGAAAACTCCGATTCTTAACCCTGTagcatcttttcttttctatgtcATACCAAATAAGATTCGTATGACCGCATTCTTGGTGCTCCTCCAACAGAACCTTCTTGCCATTGGTGGAAAACATCAGAGTCCTGAAATACTCAAAATCCCGACACACTAcatgttgtttaattttaaaaatctgtGTCCAAGAACTCTCTACcccattttttttcatcaaataaaCATCACTATTCAAGTAATCATTAACAATATAACAGAGGAATCCTCCCAACACATCCAAACACGTAAACTGATCGTCATCTGGTGGAACCGGTGTCTCATAGAGCCGGAGTGTCTCAGTGGCGAGATTGAAAGCAAGAATGGACTCCAGATCCTGCACAACTCGATCAGCAGCTAACCAATACACATCTCCATTCAAAGCCAACAACTTCTGGCAACATATCTCTTTGTTGGGCCAttgttcatcaatttttttccaagAGTTTGATCTCATACTATACACCTTGACTTCAAACTCCATACTATCTGCCATATAAAACTCTGTAACCCTCAACACCTTATAGTCGTCGTTACGTGGATCGTGCCCGAATGCTAAATGGGAAAACCTAATAGCCGACGAGAAACAAGAGGGCTCCTCAATTGGTTCGATGGGCAATTTCCTGTACTTCCTGACCAATGGATTCCAAATTGCGACCTCTAGCTTTTCGTAACCCTTATGAAGGCAAACCAAGCCGTCGCAATAGTCCGAGATGACCCAGTTTTGCAGCGGCTTGTAAATTTCAAAGGTCTTGCGGAACTGATTGTCCTTGGAGAATTGAACGGCGGAAAAATAACGCAAAGGTGGAGAGAACTCGTCTTCGTTGAGGATGAGGGTGCGGTCTCTGTTGGTCTCGATGGAGCTCTTGAGGTGCAATTTGATGAAATCAGTATCAGTGATTAGGGCGTACCATTCCTTACAAACACAGAGGAAGCGTACCAAAGACTTCACTGGTAATCGGGCTAGAATCTCGGTGATTAGCTCTTGCGGTATATACGGCATCATGGAAATGGATAGTTGTGAAGGACCCAAAGGGATTGAATGGTGGTTGTAATTGTAAAGGAGGAAGTTAAAAGCTTCGATTAGAGATCGAGGGATTCGGCGAAGTTGTTGGTGATTtgtgcagggaagaggtttgcAGAAATGTTTGAAAGAGTTAAGTAGAACTTGATGTGGTCATGTAATTGACTAATTCGACCCTTGCGAGCGGTGAAATGAGATGATGGAACCCGTTTCCCCTTATTCAAATCAATAACTAAATACCAACGCAGCTTGGTCCATGCTCACTCCACAAAGTACAAgtcttggaatttttttttttttttggttaaaagggtTAAGTCTtggaatttaagtttttaaaaagaaattttacttttatatatatatatatataattagattaaattagagtaaaaaaaaatttttttttttgactgaaaagCAGTAGAAGTATATTAATACagtaaaaaatacaaagtaaaaAACCAAAGGGGTCTACCATACATAGAAAACGCCAAACATGGTGGCTGGCAGACCCAAAGAATAGAGTTACTAAACAtgcaaaacaaaccaaaatacACACAAATGTATTCATTGATTGGGGAGACACGTAGATAGTCACTGGAAATCATCCAGCAAGGATGTGGCTCCCCGAAGGATTGCAGTGGGGTGGGACTATAAACTCTCAAAGTGATATATGTTCTTCGTATTCCACAAGGCCCGAGAAATCATCGCCCAAGTTTCTAGTTCCTTCCTATCAAGTCGATCAACTAAGTGACAAACCAAGACGTAGAAGTTTGAAGCATCAACACTACATTTCTACAACTTACCTTTGACCAGAGCCCAAACATTTCGTGCTATGGGGCACTCCTATAGAATATGGACTATCGTTTCATCATGCTGGCCACAAATGGTGCATATCGAATCAACTTGGATTTTACGATGGAGAAGATTGACTCTAATTGGAAGGATATCAAAACAAGCTCGccatataaaatttcaaaccttTGGTGGAGAATTCAACATCCAAAGCTTTGTCCACAGCTTGTGATCTTAGCCAGCCAGGGAATCTTCACCACCGGGAGGCTTGGCCATTCTAACTGCAACATGATATGTAGATTTGACAGTGAAGTTTCTGCGCTTGGTCTCTATCCAACACAACTTGTCTCGACCTCTTGAGTTGCCCAATTTGATCCCAAGGACTGCATATCTTGTGGAGGCAATGAACACAGAATGGAGAAGAGCTCTATCCCACTAGCGAGTGCTTGAGTTAAAAAGACTCCTCACCTTCAGGGATTGATCCGCTTCAAGTCGAAAGATGGGGGGTTAAGGAAGCCATTTATGGCTAGCTACCCCTACAATTTCACCATCACCTATTTGCCATGCAAAGCCTTCCCTTATAAGCTCCCTCGCTTACAATAAACTCCGCCAAATGTACGAGGGGTTACTTCCCAGCTCAACCTCTATAAATGAACATATAGGGAAGTAACGAGCCTTATACACTCGATAGGATAGCAAATGTGTTCCCCGGATGAGACACCATGCCTATTTTGCAAGCATGGCTAAGTTAAAAGCATTAAGGACCTAAAAACCCATCCCTCATTTATTCTTAGGCGAGCATAGTTTCCTCCAATTGATCTAGTAgatattttttctcatttcacATTTGGCCCCACCAATATTTTGTTAAGACCGAGTTAATGCTATCACACACTGCTTTAGGTATCCTAAAGATGCTTATTGAATAAGTCGGTATTGCCTAGGCTACAGTTTTGATAAGAATCTCCCTACCTATCTTTGAAATGTACTTCTCTTTCCAACCCATCACCCGTTTAGTGATTCGTTCTAGAATTTCCTTAAAAGTACCCACTTTCAACTTACTACCCACCATAGGGAACCCTAAGTACCGTTCACAGTCTGTCATAATTTATGCACCTAGCATTGTTTAAATATCCTCCTTCACTTCTTGGCTTGTGTTTCAACTAAAAAACAAAGTTGTTTTTTGTCTATTAAAGGCTTGCTTGGAGGCTTCTTCATATTGCAAGGATGTGGAGGAGGTGCTGACATTCTTGACTTGTAGCTTGGCAAAGTAAGAGGTTGTCATCCACAAATAGGAGGTGAGAGATATGGATTCCCCCTCTACAGGAAAGTATTCCTTGCATCTGATTCATCTTTGTCACATGTCTCAACATCGAAGATAAGCCCTCAACAATAAAAGAAGGAGATACAGGGAAAGAGGGTCCCCTTGTCAGATGCCCTGCGACAACTTAGTAAATCCCTTGGGCTCGTCATTGATGAGCACTAAGTAAGATGCAGACCGAACAGTTCCATGGATAGGTTAACCCATTGCTTGGATAAGCCCAACTTCAACATAATACTCTGCAGAAATTCCCATTCCACTCGGTCATAAGCTTTACTAACGTCCAGTTTTACCGCCATATGGCCAACCTTCCCTCTCCTTCTATTCCGCATTCTGTGGAGCCTCTCAAAGGCCACCATAGTGTTGTCAGTGATAAGTCATTTTCAGGCACAAATGCATTCTGAGAGTCTGAAATGACTTAAGGGAAAATAGTTTTCAGTCGGTTAGCTAGAAACTTTGATACAATCCATGAAACCACACTGCTCAAGTTAATCGGTCAGTACTCAGTGACATATTGCAGTGGGGTGGGATTGTAAGCTCTCAAAGTGATATATGTTCCTCGTATTCCAAAGGCCCAAGAAATCATCGCCCAAGTTTCTAGTTCCTTCCTATCAAGTCAATCAACTAAGTGACAAACCAAGACGTAGAAGTTTGAAGCATCAACACTACATTTCTACAACTTACCTTTGACCAGAGCCCAAACGTATCGTGCTATGGCGCACTCCCATAGAATATGAACTGTCGTTTCATCATGCTGGCCACAAATGGTGCATATCAAATCAACTTGGATTTTACAATGAAGAAGATTGGCTCTAGTTGGAAGGATATCAAAACAAGCTCGccatataaaatttcaaaccttTGGCGAAGAATTCAACATCCAAAGCTTTGTCCACAGTTTGTGATCTTAACCAGCCAGGGAATGTTCACCACCGGGAGGCTTGGCCATTCTAATTGCAACATGATATGTAGATTTGATAGTGAAGTTTCTGCGCTTGGTCTCTATCCAACACAACTTGTCTCAACCTCTTGAGTTGCCCAATTTGATCCCAAGGACTGCATATCTTGTGGAGGCAGTGAACACAGAGTGGAGAAGAGCTCTATCCCACTGGCGAGTGCTTGAGGTAAAAAGACTCCTCACCTTTAGTGATTGATCCACTTCAGTTCGAAAGATGGGGGGTTAAGGAAGCCATTTATGGCTAGCTACCCCCACAGTTTCACCATCACCTATTTGCCATGCAAAGCCCTCCCTAATAAGCTCCCTTGCTTATAATAAACTCCGCCAAATGTACGAGGGGTTACTTCCCAACTCAGCCTCTATAAATGAACATATAAGGAAGTAATGAGCCTTATACACTCAATAGAATAGTGAATGTGTTCCCTGGATGAGACACCAGACCTGTTTTGCAAGCATGGTTAAGTTAAAAGCATTAAGGACCCGAAAACTCATCCCTCCTTTATTCTTAGGCGAGCATAGTTTCCTCCAATTGATccagtggattttttttctcatttcacATTTGGCCCCACCAATATTTTGTTAAGACCGAGTTAATGCCATCACACACTGCTTTAAGTATCCTAAAGATGCTTATGGAATAAGTCGATATTGCCTGGGCTACAGTTTTGATAAGAATCTCCCTACCTATCTTTGAAATGTACTTCTCTTTCCAACCCATCACCCGTTTAGTGATCCATTCTAGAATTTCCTTAAAAGTACCCACTTTCGACTTACCACCCACCATAGGGAACCCTTAGTACCGTTCACAGTCTGTCATAATTTATGCACCTAGCATTGTTTAAATATCCTCCTTCACTTCTTGGCTTGTTTTTCGACTAAAAAAGAGAGTTGTTTTCTGTCTATTAAAGGCTTGCTTGGAGGCTTCTTCATATTGG encodes:
- the LOC115988822 gene encoding F-box protein CPR1-like, with protein sequence MMPYIPQELITEILARLPVKSLVRFLCVCKEWYALITDTDFIKLHLKSSIETNRDRTLILNEDEFSPPLRYFSAVQFSKDNQFRKTFEIYKPLQNWVISDYCDGLVCLHKGYEKLEVAIWNPLVRKYRKLPIEPIEEPSCFSSAIRFSHLAFGHDPRNDDYKVLRVTEFYMADSMEFEVKVYSMRSNSWKKIDEQWPNKEICCQKLLALNGDVYWLAADRVVQDLESILAFNLATETLRLYETPVPPDDDQFTCLDVLGGFLCYIVNDYLNSDVYLMKKNGVESSWTQIFKIKQHVVCRDFEYFRTLMFSTNGKKVLLEEHQECGHTNLIWYDIEKKRCYRVKNRSFPYVFMVATCIGSLLLLDGDNVIDPRQKKNKGKRKRN